A single genomic interval of Syntrophobotulus glycolicus DSM 8271 harbors:
- the gyrA gene encoding DNA gyrase subunit A, protein MDIFEGKVLPIDISDELKKSFLAYSMSVIASRALPDVRDGLKPVHRRILYTMHDLGMVPSKSYSKSARLVGDCMGKFHPHGDSSIYDAVVRMAQEFSSRYPLIDGHGNFGSVDGDSAAAMRYTEVKMASLATYMLADIDKDTVDFGPNYDEKEKEPSVLPSKFPNLLVNGSSGIAVGMATNIPPHNLGEVIDGVNYLIDQQGAEAPDSDQEITEKLLKLIKGPDFPTAGLLMGTEGIQKAYTTGRGSVKIRAKAIIEKIEKNNKMQIIVTEIPFMVNKSRLIEKIAELVQEKKIDGITDLRDESNRKGMRIVIELRRDVNPQIILNLLYKHTQMEESFGINLLALVDGTPKTLTLKAMLEYFIAHQKEVIIRRTHFELKKAQDEAHIVEGLRKALDFIDEVIEIIRSSKNDETARERLMTRFEFSERQSQAILDMRLRRLTGLEREKLDAQFQKLSDEIAYHLAVLQSDKMVREIIKTELGEIRVKYDNPRRSIITIDTTKMDIEDLIADEDVVITVTHKGYIKRLPLTTYRSQRRGGRGVTGMSTGESDFVEKLFIASTHHFILFFSTKGKVYRLRAHAIPDAGRTAKGTAMINLLNLSQDEKITATIAVKDFKDDSYLLTVTRKGIIKKTALEEYHTQRKDGLIALTLDDDDELIAVRQTKGKDDILLATPSGKIIRFPENDVRPMGRTARGVRGMKLGKKEYVVGVDVIGGYDKDMELLTMTENGFAKRTRLDEFRIQNRGGMGVIGHKVNKKTGKLAGIKVVTSEEELMVITDDGIVIRQEVSGISVQGRSAQGVTAMKTGEDNKVVALAKFVSKD, encoded by the coding sequence ATGGATATTTTTGAAGGTAAAGTTTTACCGATCGATATTTCCGATGAATTAAAAAAGTCATTCTTGGCTTACTCCATGAGCGTCATAGCCAGTCGAGCCCTGCCTGATGTCAGGGACGGGTTGAAACCGGTTCACCGGAGAATTTTATATACCATGCATGATTTGGGAATGGTCCCCAGTAAGTCATACAGTAAATCAGCCAGGCTGGTCGGGGATTGCATGGGGAAATTCCATCCTCATGGGGATTCCTCCATTTATGATGCGGTAGTGAGAATGGCACAGGAGTTTTCCAGCCGTTATCCTCTAATTGACGGGCATGGGAACTTTGGTTCAGTTGACGGTGACTCAGCCGCGGCCATGCGTTATACGGAAGTGAAGATGGCCAGCTTGGCTACCTATATGCTGGCCGATATCGATAAAGATACGGTGGATTTCGGACCAAACTATGATGAAAAGGAAAAAGAGCCTTCAGTTTTGCCTTCTAAATTCCCCAATCTTCTGGTCAATGGTTCATCAGGCATTGCTGTTGGTATGGCCACGAATATTCCCCCCCATAATTTAGGTGAAGTAATAGACGGAGTAAATTATCTGATTGATCAGCAGGGGGCGGAAGCTCCGGACAGCGATCAGGAAATAACTGAAAAACTTTTAAAATTGATTAAGGGACCCGATTTTCCCACAGCCGGGTTATTAATGGGTACCGAAGGGATTCAAAAGGCTTACACAACAGGGCGGGGATCAGTTAAAATCAGGGCCAAAGCTATTATTGAAAAAATAGAAAAAAACAATAAGATGCAAATCATCGTCACGGAAATTCCTTTCATGGTCAATAAGTCCAGACTGATTGAAAAAATAGCTGAGCTTGTTCAGGAAAAGAAAATTGACGGCATCACTGATTTGCGTGATGAATCGAATCGTAAAGGCATGCGGATAGTTATTGAGCTGCGCAGGGATGTCAATCCCCAGATCATCTTGAATTTGCTTTATAAACATACTCAGATGGAAGAATCCTTTGGGATTAATTTATTGGCTCTGGTTGATGGTACTCCTAAAACATTGACATTAAAAGCTATGCTGGAGTATTTCATTGCTCATCAAAAAGAAGTCATTATCCGAAGAACTCATTTCGAGTTGAAAAAGGCCCAGGATGAAGCCCATATTGTGGAAGGCCTGCGAAAGGCTCTGGATTTTATTGATGAAGTCATTGAGATTATTCGTTCATCCAAAAATGATGAAACAGCCAGAGAAAGATTAATGACCCGGTTTGAATTCAGTGAAAGACAATCCCAAGCTATTTTAGATATGCGCTTACGGAGACTGACAGGTCTGGAACGTGAAAAACTGGATGCTCAATTTCAGAAATTAAGTGATGAGATCGCTTATCATCTGGCCGTTCTGCAATCCGACAAGATGGTCAGGGAGATCATCAAAACAGAATTGGGAGAAATCCGGGTTAAATATGATAATCCGCGCCGGTCAATCATTACTATTGATACCACTAAGATGGATATTGAGGATCTGATTGCCGACGAGGATGTTGTGATCACTGTCACCCATAAAGGATATATCAAAAGACTGCCGTTGACTACCTACCGCAGCCAACGAAGAGGTGGCCGCGGCGTCACCGGAATGTCTACGGGTGAAAGTGATTTTGTCGAAAAATTATTTATTGCTTCAACCCATCATTTCATTTTATTTTTCAGCACAAAAGGCAAGGTCTACAGACTGAGAGCCCACGCAATACCTGATGCCGGCAGGACAGCCAAAGGGACGGCAATGATCAATTTGCTTAACCTTTCTCAGGACGAAAAAATTACGGCGACGATAGCTGTGAAAGATTTTAAGGATGACTCTTATTTGCTTACTGTGACCCGCAAAGGGATTATCAAAAAGACTGCTTTAGAGGAATATCATACTCAGAGAAAAGACGGCTTAATTGCCCTTACTCTGGATGATGATGATGAATTGATCGCAGTGAGACAAACGAAAGGCAAGGATGATATTTTGCTGGCTACTCCTTCCGGAAAGATCATTCGTTTCCCGGAAAATGATGTTCGCCCGATGGGCAGGACGGCCAGAGGAGTACGAGGGATGAAACTGGGCAAGAAAGAATATGTTGTCGGAGTCGATGTTATCGGCGGCTATGATAAAGATATGGAACTTTTGACGATGACCGAGAACGGTTTTGCCAAAAGGACAAGGCTGGATGAATTTAGAATTCAAAATCGCGGCGGGATGGGTGTAATAGG
- the gyrB gene encoding DNA topoisomerase (ATP-hydrolyzing) subunit B has product MLNASDKEIEVNSPAADYNAGQIEVLEGLEAVRKRPGMYIGSTTSRGLHHLVYEIVDNSIDEAMAGFCDNVEVTIHNDNSITVKDNGRGIPVDIHPKMKKPAVEVAMTILHAGGKFSGDAYKVSGGLHGVGMSVVNALSEWLKVEVKINGIRYQQEYSRGKPLYDLKEAGTYKGRTGTQISFKPDAQIFEDVIYDYEVLEQRLKELSFLNKNIGIALKDERTGAGELFKHSGGIVDYVKYLNRNKDAIQPKPIYFEAQKEENIVEIAFQYNDGYSENIYSYANNINTTEGGTHEAGFKAALTRVINDYARKNNILKANENNLSGEDVREGLTAIISVKVREPQFEGQTKTKLGNSEMRSIVDSILGDGLSTFCEENPSVAKKIVEKGLQATRARMAARKARDLTRRKNALDSTSLPGKLADCAWKEAQFCEIYLVEGDSAGGSAKQGRDQKFQAILPLRGKILNVEKARLDRILANEEIRAMITAMGTGISDDFNLEKARYNKIVIMTDADVDGSHIRILLLTFFYRYMKPLLENNYVYIAQPPLFQIKKGKEIQYAYSDEELNHILEMIGRERVEIQRYKGLGEMNPEQLWETTMNPETRTILQVKMEDARRAEELFTIFMGDKVDPRKEYIQKYAKDVKNLDI; this is encoded by the coding sequence AACAACCAGCAGGGGTCTTCATCATTTGGTCTATGAGATTGTTGATAACAGTATCGATGAAGCTATGGCCGGATTTTGCGATAATGTTGAAGTGACCATTCATAATGACAACAGTATAACCGTTAAAGATAATGGCCGTGGAATACCGGTTGACATTCATCCTAAAATGAAGAAACCCGCTGTGGAAGTCGCAATGACTATTCTTCATGCCGGAGGTAAATTTAGCGGGGATGCTTATAAAGTATCCGGCGGTTTGCATGGTGTCGGGATGAGTGTTGTCAATGCTTTGTCGGAGTGGTTGAAGGTAGAGGTTAAAATCAACGGAATTCGGTATCAGCAGGAGTATTCAAGAGGAAAGCCCCTTTATGACCTCAAAGAAGCAGGGACATATAAGGGCAGAACGGGAACGCAAATTTCCTTTAAACCTGATGCGCAAATATTTGAAGATGTCATTTATGATTATGAAGTTTTGGAACAAAGGCTGAAAGAATTATCTTTTTTAAATAAGAATATAGGCATTGCTTTAAAAGACGAACGGACCGGTGCCGGTGAATTGTTTAAACATAGCGGCGGAATTGTTGATTATGTGAAATACCTTAATCGCAACAAAGATGCCATACAACCTAAGCCCATCTATTTTGAAGCGCAAAAAGAGGAAAATATTGTAGAAATCGCTTTTCAATATAATGATGGATATTCGGAAAATATTTATTCTTATGCCAATAACATTAATACAACAGAGGGCGGGACACATGAAGCCGGATTCAAAGCCGCTCTGACCAGAGTAATTAATGATTATGCCCGTAAAAATAATATTTTAAAGGCCAATGAAAACAATCTCAGTGGTGAGGATGTCCGGGAAGGATTAACGGCGATTATCTCCGTTAAGGTCAGAGAACCTCAGTTCGAAGGGCAGACCAAAACAAAGCTCGGCAACAGTGAAATGAGGTCTATCGTTGATTCGATATTGGGTGATGGGCTGTCCACGTTTTGTGAAGAAAACCCTTCAGTCGCTAAAAAAATCGTGGAAAAGGGTTTGCAAGCTACCCGGGCCAGAATGGCTGCCCGCAAAGCGAGAGATTTGACACGGAGAAAGAATGCTCTGGACAGTACCTCCCTCCCCGGAAAGCTGGCGGACTGTGCTTGGAAAGAAGCGCAATTTTGTGAAATTTATCTTGTGGAAGGGGATAGCGCCGGAGGTTCGGCAAAACAGGGCCGCGATCAAAAATTTCAGGCCATTTTGCCTCTTCGGGGAAAAATCCTTAATGTGGAGAAGGCTCGTTTGGATAGAATCTTAGCTAATGAAGAAATCAGGGCTATGATTACGGCTATGGGTACAGGAATTTCTGATGATTTTAATTTGGAAAAAGCCCGCTATAATAAGATCGTTATCATGACAGATGCGGATGTTGACGGTTCCCATATCAGAATACTTCTTCTAACCTTCTTTTATCGCTATATGAAACCATTACTGGAAAATAACTACGTCTATATCGCTCAGCCTCCTTTGTTTCAAATTAAAAAAGGCAAAGAAATCCAATATGCTTACAGTGATGAGGAACTCAATCATATTTTAGAGATGATAGGACGCGAAAGAGTTGAGATTCAGCGTTATAAAGGTCTCGGAGAAATGAATCCGGAACAGCTTTGGGAAACGACAATGAATCCTGAAACCAGAACGATCCTTCAGGTAAAAATGGAAGATGCCCGTAGAGCGGAAGAACTATTTACCATTTTTATGGGAGATAAGGTAGATCCCCGAAAAGAATATATTCAAAAATATGCTAAGGATGTAAAAAACCTGGATATCTAG